From Deinococcus wulumuqiensis R12, one genomic window encodes:
- a CDS encoding ABC transporter substrate-binding protein produces MNRLLTLSALLLLPTALAQKTVTVGSKIDTEGALLCQITKQALERGGFKVNDKCSTGATNVVRKALLQGEIDLYPEYTGSAIYLLTEAGQKIDPKVSRDAVKAYTTVKALDLKLNKVVWLTRAPANNTWAIAVPAKLAQANGLKTMADFARYVKAGKPVKLAASQEFVDRDDALKAFEKAYGFKLKPSQLVIVPGGNTTQTETAAAQGTSGVNAAMAYGTDGAIGALGLVALSDPKGAVAVYQPALTVRQSVAQKYPEIAKIMNPIFAKLDARTLAQLNGRIAVGGESAAAVAKSWLAKR; encoded by the coding sequence ATGAACCGACTGCTCACCCTCTCCGCCCTGCTGCTCCTGCCCACCGCGCTTGCCCAGAAGACCGTCACGGTGGGCAGCAAAATCGACACCGAGGGCGCCCTGCTGTGCCAGATCACCAAGCAGGCCCTTGAGCGCGGCGGCTTCAAGGTCAACGACAAGTGCTCCACCGGCGCCACCAACGTGGTCCGCAAGGCGCTGCTGCAAGGCGAAATCGACCTGTATCCCGAGTACACCGGCAGCGCCATCTACCTGCTGACCGAGGCCGGGCAGAAAATCGACCCCAAGGTGAGCCGTGACGCGGTCAAGGCGTACACCACCGTCAAGGCCCTCGACCTCAAGCTGAACAAGGTGGTGTGGCTGACCCGCGCCCCGGCCAACAACACCTGGGCCATTGCCGTGCCTGCCAAGCTGGCGCAGGCCAATGGCCTGAAGACGATGGCCGATTTCGCCCGTTACGTGAAGGCGGGCAAGCCGGTCAAACTCGCCGCCAGCCAGGAATTCGTGGACCGCGACGACGCGCTGAAAGCTTTTGAAAAGGCCTACGGTTTCAAGCTCAAGCCCTCGCAACTGGTCATCGTCCCCGGCGGCAACACCACCCAGACCGAAACGGCGGCGGCGCAGGGCACCAGCGGCGTCAACGCGGCGATGGCCTACGGCACCGACGGCGCCATCGGTGCGCTCGGCCTCGTGGCACTCAGCGACCCCAAAGGCGCGGTGGCGGTCTACCAGCCCGCGCTGACGGTGCGCCAGAGCGTGGCGCAGAAGTACCCGGAAATCGCCAAGATCATGAACCCCATTTTCGCCAAACTCGACGCGAGGACCCTGGCGCAGCTCAATGGCCGGATTGCTGTCGGCGGCGAGAGTGCGGCGGCGGTGGCGAAGTCCTGGCTGGCGAAGCGCTGA